The following are encoded together in the Panicum virgatum strain AP13 chromosome 6K, P.virgatum_v5, whole genome shotgun sequence genome:
- the LOC120713843 gene encoding BTB/POZ and MATH domain-containing protein 2-like, with protein MDDSFRISCHVTVVNINVVGRNTLLYHVPPPMDDLRRDLGALLTSKIGADVEFKVGRETFMAHRSMLASRSSVFEAEFFGFMQEMKKETQILIIQDMEPRVFEAMLHFIYTDSQPEIDEGDTRVLAQHLLVAADRYNLQRLKLISEDILCKSIDTNTAATTLALAEQHGFHRLKEGCFNFLKCQGNMKAVMETDGFGHLMSSCPSLLIDLLARISP; from the coding sequence ATGGACGATAGCTTCCGGATCAGTTGCCATGTCACCGTCGTCAACATCAACGTGGTGGGGAGAAACACCTTGCTCTACCATGTGCCACCGCCTATGGATGATCTTCGCCGTGACCTCGGCGCACTGCTAACCAGCAAAATCGGAGCGGACGTGGAGTTCAAGGTCGGCAGGGAGACGTTCATGGCGCACCGGAGCATGCTCGCCTCGCGTTCGTCGGTCTTCGAGGCGGAGTTCTTTGGTTTCATGCAGGAGATGAAGAAGGAAACTCAGATCCTAATTATCCAAGACATGGAGCCGAGGGTGTTTGAGGCAATGCTCCACTTTATATACACCGACTCGCAGCCTGAGATTGATGAAGGTGACACGAGGGTGTTGGCCCAGCACCTGCTCGTTGCGGCAGACAGGTACAACTTGCAGAGGCTGAAGCTGATCTCCGAGGACATTTTGTGCAAATCCATTGACACAAACACAGCAGCGACTACTTTGGCACTGGCTGAGCAGCACGGCTTCCATCGCCTCAAGGAGGGATGCTTCAATTTCCTCAAGTGTCAAGGCAATATGAAGGCAGTCATGGAGACTGACGGCTTCGGGCATCTGATGAGCAGTTGCCCCTCTCTTCTCATAGATCTGCTTGCCAGGATTTCTCCTTGA